The genomic stretch CTGACCCTGGAGGTCGCTCACCTATCTTCTCCTCCGCTTGGCTGCTCTCCGCAGTCTCCGATGGAGGCTGGGCTGTTGCCTTGGCAGCAGCATCCTCTGCAGCAGgggtggtggcggcagcagcagcagtgacaGCAGCAGGCACGTCGGCTTGTTTAGGCTCCTCCTTGGCTGGCGCGTCTTCGGCCTTGGAGGACGGCGAGTTGTCAGTGGAAGCTTTAGTGGCACTTTCTGTCTCAGCAGAGCCGGCCTTCTCCTCCGAGGGGGCAGGAGCCTGGGGCGCTGCCTGCTCTGTGGCAGCCTCGGGGGCGCCCTCCCCCTTCTTCTCCTCGGAAGGAGTTTCGCCCGCTTTGCCGGTCTCTTCCGGCTTGGGGCCGGCGGCTGGGGCCGCTTCAGCGGGAGTGGAaccttctccctccttcttctcCGCACCCTCAGCGACGGGGGCTTCATCCTTCTCATTCGCCTCCGCCTCAGCGGCTGGGGCATCACCCTTCTTCTCTCCTTTGAGCTTTTTCCTCGTTATGTGTCCACGGAAGCTAGCCTGAATTTTGGTCGCGGCCTTATGAGCTTTATCTTCTGGTTTGATGCCATCTTGTTCAATCTTTTGGTCCTCATCATTTTTTTCAACCTTTATGgagaaaagggggggaaaaaaggagagatggagcaatgttcttttccttcaaatcacagcattcaataaatgcataCTGAAtgacttactctgtgccaggctccatACTTGGAGTTAAGAAATCAGCAATACCCTGGAAATTCACACCAAGCCCCCTCTCTTTCTGATGAAGAATTTAGGAGAGAACACATTAGTTTCTGGGAAAATTAATGTCCTTCTGGCCTTCCAGAATCACTGGCATTATTTTATATGTCTTTCTTCCCCCAACTCAATGTCTCTCCTTTGCTAAACTTAAATCAGCCTTTTTGTGGATGTACTTTGACAACTCAAGTCGACCCAGCCTAGGTTTTCATCAGTGACCTCTGAAAGATATTGGTTTTCCAGGGTTTCTGAGAGGGTCCCTGTGAAAaacttatgatttaaaaaaatattgtggaAAAGCCTATTTGTTTCCCCAAGATTTCAGGTCTCATCAGGAAACCAGTAGGTTCGGGGCAAAGAATATGGTTCAGGTTTAAACAGCAAATTCCATCAGGGTCTTGTGCAAAATGCAGATGAGTTCCAGGGCTTTGAGGGGTTTGTTCAggatgtgacaagtcagaatgcTGGTCACAAAATGACGtctgctttcctctgtgtgtggtcCAACATCAGTAATGAACATACCAGGCCTTCAAAATTTGAATTCAGGAAATGGTCATTAttcttgagttttaaaaaaagagtggaaaacaCTGCTTCCACTTTCGAAAGAGTGGCATATATTCACTAAATCACAATTTCTTATTCCCAAAgcaatttaaacttaaaattagttttatattATCATCAACAGAGCCATCCTAGCACTGAAGGCAAGAGACTAGAATACAAAATTTTTACCATTTGATCATGTTACAACGTAACATAGGCTGCAAATAACTTTTTTCCACATGGAAATTAAATCACAGGATAGGAATAGAAGGTATAGTCATGAAAAGAAATGCCTAGGCAAGTACTCAGAATTCTATATAGCTCCGTTGCCCACTATGGTGCCCCAGTGTGGTCACTTATAGTCCCCATATAgccattatattagtttcaagtatacaacacagcaattcaacatttgtatatattgcaacaATAAGTCTGGTTAACTTCTGAGAACGCTGTCTTAGCAGTAgggaaatacagcagtgaacaatgCAGCAAAAGACCAATAATTAAAGAATGCTTCTCATGTACTGAGTCCTCTGCTTGGCCCCAGTCTCGACCTTGGCCTGACCTTGGCTTTTGCTCCAGTTTAGGATGCAAATCACAGCAGGCCAACACAAGGCATGCTTTCCACCTGTCATACAAGCTCTGCCCGAGGGACCCAGATCCTGTTCATCATGATGTAGACCTGTCTGACATTCTTTGGACAAGCATATGGGCCTGTATTGCTTAGGTCCATCAACATGCTAGTGAGTATACAAAGgtatttttgaaaataagctGCATGTGAGAGTAAAAGCAGGATTAATAAATTTCCAGTAAAACTCAAGGCAagtttctcttcttcctcagttaatGGTGTATGTATCCATACAAAAAGTGAAGGAGCGCATGAAAGCACTTTGGAAGGGCCCATTCTGCTGCCTCTTCCCGGTGCCATGCTGCCACACTGCTCAGTGCTCTGATGCACTACCACCTTCCCGCTCTCCTACTGCTCTCGATGACTCCTACTGGGATGCACACAACACGATCTGGGGCACGGGAGCAGCTGTCCCTGCCAGGAGCTCTCTGCTCAGAGATGGCAGCATAACCCTCTTAAATTAATAGTTGTGAATGGAGCATGCAGCCAAGATGTTGTTAATTTATCTTACTCTATCTTGCATTTTCTGAATGAGGCACCATCTTACATGATAGGACATCTGTACTTGGGCCTTGATGCGCAGTGGTTCTTTAATACAAATACTGCTCCTTGTGAAGGTAAATAGAACAATTCTTTCAGAGTAGGCAAGTGGACAGAAAAAACCCTCTGGTGACTCAAGAAAGCTACATCACCCTTTTCTCTTTaagaacacagagaaaaggaGATGAAACTTAAAACgctagaaaacataaaaaagaaggaagccaaGAGTCTGAATGACATAAAGAAGATACTTTACAAGGATAAAGGAAGAGCCCCTCTAAGTTCTTTACACCTCCAactccaatctctctctctctctctctctctctcactcgcTCGCTCTCGCTCTTGCTCTCTCAATTTCTCAGATCATCTGTCACTGTAACTTTCCACGTGATCAGGACTTAAGCTTCTGTGCACCGCCTCTATGTTGAAATGACTATTTAGAAAGGCTCAGACTAGACTTGGGTGCCAAGATTGTGGGATCAGTCTCACCTGAAAAATCCGAGAGTATAAGGGACACAAGACAGAAAGGTGTGGGCAGGAAGGGAGAGAATGTGAAAAACCATAGTTAGGAGAGAAGTGAGACAATCCTGCAAGAACTGGGTACCCAAGTAGGTGGTCAAAGTACCCCCACAGGCATGCAGCTTCTCCAGGAGGAATTGCTGGGCCACTTAATATTATTAGAGATTTAGGGGAACTGGATTTTAGAAATTGGTTGGaaatagacaactaatacaaattgtaaagatagagggaaagagacagagacaaagagggaaggggacgagaagggaagagaaggaaggaaggggagaaggggagtgggaaggaagggaagggagggaggaaaccaGCCTAAGATGAGGTGATTGAACAGAGGTATCcagaaataagaatattttaagttAAAACTGGGTCTTAGGCCAGACgattctggatgtgtctgtgtgtgtctttcttttGTACCTGTAATTAATTCCATAAATATGGCTTAAACTATAGGTTATTTTCTGGTAAAATTCCTTTCACAGTGCTAGAGGTAATTGCATTGGGAGTGTATTTTGCTGAGAGAGGTGACAATAATAAAGAGAACATTTCCCAAGACTGGCTGTGGGGGAACCCCAAGATGTTAGGCTACATAGACCTTTTCCCAACTGGAAATAGAAGAGCTTGCCTAAAACAAAGAGCATGTGAGCCCAGAGAAACTGGAGATTACTCACTACATTCAGCACAACCCTTTCAGCTTCTAAAAGGGAAAAACTGTGCCCTGAAAAGTTGTCACTTGTTTCACTTGATAGCATGAGTGAATCAGTCAGTGGCCCCATTTgtatttgaactcaggtcttcttccctcccacccaacCCCAAGTCCAATTTTATTGCATCCGTGACCCAGAACAACTTAGTCTTTCTTGTAGCCGATTGTGCGTAAAGCATCATGTCAACATCCtgattcatctattcatttagcAATACTGAGTGCCTATGCTGGTACCACAGACACACTAGGGAGCAGACAGAGACTGTATCTATCCACACAggactctttttaaaatacacttaaaaaaaataagctcataGTATTTAACAATCAATAAtttcccaggaattcaaggagaCACCCGACATTACACCTGTCTATAAAGCAAGGCCAATAGTCTAAATATGTCAGTTAGAGATGGACGAAGTCCAGAAAAAAGAGGATCCTGGTACTTAATGGCTAAAAAGAGTTAGTTCATAGTCtcataaaaatagatttattttttaaactcagtGTTGCCACAAACAAGCTTTGTGCTGAGCTCTgataaaattctttcatttttacatgGAATTGTTGCTATCCATGAATTAACTAATGTGGACATGCCAATGCACTTCCTTACGTGTAGGAAGAGGATCATTATTAGTtgccatactttttttttccaggaatctTCATTGCTATAGTTTAGAATTTTTACTGATTAATTCGTTCAGGAACTCTGTAATTTATGAAGTCTTAAAGGAAACAAAGTATGGGAAATGTTAACTGTTCAACCAAGGCTAAAACTTTGGATGAATATTGGTTTGAAGAAGATGAAAGGTGCCATTCTACTAAGTTGCTGGGATCTGGTCAAATTTTAAAGTCCATTAGGTGAAAGGGCAATACTTTTCATCAACATTTAAGAATCACAGATAAGAAAGCCAAATGTAAGAAGTACTATTTCATACCCAACATTGTTGCTCTGGTTAatagtttccttttcctcttgggggaggagagagtgAACAAATTAGGATTCAGTCTAAGATGTCCAAAATTTGCATTTATTATGTTCCAAAAGAGCTTTGggcaaaaaaatctataaatgccTAACTTTCAGGACTTAAAATAGCATCATCCATTCATCTGGGACACTTCAATTCATTTAACTATTTCTAATTATCATAGGAATACTTCAACCTTCCAAGCACAGAAAAATGTGGCCCTGAATCTACTTCTGCTAGCTCTAAACACTACGATGATAATACTTCAAATTTTCTCTGAAACAGGAttgaattttaaatgcttttaaaaatcattagtgTGCACCAGTTCTTCTTTCTAAGAACATCTTTAGtaaaccaaaatattttcaatttgatTGAGCAAAAGATATTTCCGAGAAGCAAAATTGAAAGGCCAGGGATATCAGAACCAGAATAAAGTGTGGATGGATATGTACGAATCTAACAAATACCTACTTATTGCTCACTCtagtttttattaataatttagtgaggtgaaattcacataagaAAATTTCACTCTATTTTTCAGCTTAGTTGGCTTTGAGCACAGTTGAAAGCATATACTTTAGGAGAAATGTCCAAGAATTAAAGAAGCTCCCAGTGGAGCTTCTGTACCTGCTTTGAATCTAGTCAAAGATCAGAAGTCCAGAGAACTGCCCCTTATGGAGGAGCCAAAGGAGGATGCGCAAACCTTCTCCAGTTCTGTAGAGGAAGTGTCTTCAGGTTTCTGGGCAGTTCTAGGGAAGAAGGTGTCATTTAAAAGATGAATAGGCACAGCTGGGATACAGGGGTCCCTTAACACTCAATGTGGTTTGAAAATCCAACTAACAGTGTGAGGGGATGGGGGGCAGGATGCAAGTAGGTATAATGAAACAGTTGTGCATTTGCCAGCAATGGCCACCATTTTTTAAACTCTGATTTTCAGTCCAGTGAAGAGTCTTCTTTTAGTTCCTGGGCAGGTGGGAGCACTGACATATGACAACTGAGCAATTCTCCAGGGGAACGTGAGACATCAAGAGTGACTTTGTAAATCCTGGCACAGTGGTAACGAGGGGATTCTCTTTTCCCCTTCAGATGAAGTGTGCAGCATAACGCTGCAGCTCCACAGTCCTAATTAAGCGGGCAAGAAATGCTCATTGATTGGCTGACTATATAGAAAACCAAATATCCCACACTGGAAACTGGAATAGTAATGTGAACTTTTCAGAAAATAGCTGGTGATCAAAAGATGGGTCTTCAGCTCActttcatatattatttatttaacatgtaCAGCCCAGCTACTTCCTAAAGAATATGAAGTGGCATATTCAACCCAGTATAAAGTACTACTGGCGGAGAACTCAGTTTCCATTCAAAAgacttatcttttattttattttgtatatgtagAACTCTAGCTGTCCCACAAAGATGGAGATGAGGCAAAGAGCATATTATCATTGGCACCTTCTAACAGACAGAAGTCAGCAAATGAAACACTTTGTCTATTTCATTCATAGAATGAATTCATAGCTGAATCTCCAATTTCTAGAATGGTGTCTGGcatatagcagatgctcaattaatatttgttgaatgaatccaAAATTTGAACCTCTCAATTAGTGCCATTTCAGAAAGATGATGATAGGCAAATTAATATGGGATTCCATTTTGTCAACTTTTAATACCCTTCATTTCCCAGTGATGGACTTCAAGAGCATCTGTCTAAGACAGGTATATGTTTCCCCAACACCTAACTGAGGAACTGACTTCATGCAGTGAGGTTGAACAAAGAAGCCAATTATGGAAATAAAGGTACAGGAGTCAGACAAGGAGAGAAGGCACAAAATGAcattgataataataattttaaaagcacttgGAAGTAAATCTAAGATATAACAACTGACATTCATTTTCTCCATGTGTTGTCTGGAATCATAgcaatcaaattatttttctaatatatatctCTGCTTCTTCATAAGTTAAAGAGGTGAAAATATTCATAGAGGATTGTTGGagactctctccttccctctgtttAGAGTTGATCTGTATAATGAGCCCCATGTCCTAAGGTTGTAGGCTGGAGATGACTAGTCCCTTAGATATTCAAGGAAGGAAGCCCCTCTTCCTcagatgggggctggggagatGCACATACTTATGAGATGAGGCACATACTTATGCTGGTCTATCTCTCAGGACTCATGCTAGACAGAATAATTTGactaaactctttcagaaaagctTTAGGTATGGCAAACAGAGATATAAGTCACCTAACTGAACAAAGGGTCAAAGTCAGTGATGCCTAAGCAAGTATCTGCTGAGAGTCAACTCTGAAAGGAAGGGGCTCGACCGTTGAGCAGCAAAAGCAGACCCCCCGATGAGAGTTGCTGATTGTAGTTCACTACCTCTGCTAGTGTTTACTACGGTTACTAGTGTTCACTACCTCAACAAGTCGTTCACTACCTCTTAAGTGGCACactggaaggagggagaggtggACAAGGTGAGGGGATAGTAAACCTTGCTCTGGGAGAGGTCTCGGTGCCTACAGTGGCCACTGAGCTGGGAACAAGATAGAGGGACTCCCTATCAGGCTGCTGAAGAGGCTGGACTCACACACCAGACTATGAGAGGGACTGTGAGGCTTTTGCTAACAACTGGGGAAAGACAAGAGAATAGCAGGCAGCCAGTACACCTGGGAAAAGATAGAAAAGCCGCCTAACCAGCAGACGGCCCATTGTACCAccatcacaggtgaattccacccAGTTGAGCATTCCCGAGAGCTGCTGGAGAAGGTGCTCAGAGCCAACCAGCAGGAAGAGAAGGCCCAGGTAACTCTGCCAAAAACTGCCTTCCTTTCAGGTATGATGCCACAAAATGTCTCTGGTTGGATGTTCAGGAATATAAAACATGAtgagataaatatttaattaaattgccATTTCTTCCTGCTCTACTGAATAGtgattattgatttattttttcttaattaaacctttttcattatgaaatgtAATTTATTACATTCTAAGTCAGCAGTACCTGATACATTTTGTTCAGTGAACAAGTGAGTGAGAGAGACATTCCTCATCCCCTCTACTATATGCCTTTCTCCAAATATTGTCACTGTTGGTCTGTTtatcttgtttttccttctctgtgcttaTATTCTCCTGACttatatttgtatttcatttttaactgaCTCTTCCCCTGGACTATAAACTCTCTGGAAGCAGGACCTTGTCAGTTTTGTACAATCCTCAAAGCCTTGGTGGCTAAAACAGTGCTGGCACATGGCTGATGctccagaaatatttatttggagCTGTTGTTAAGTAACTATGTGCCGTGTTATGTTAGTGATCAGAGAGCACGTAAATGGGCAGTACACAGCCAACTGGCTGGGTATCAGTGCTTCTCTCTGGGAAACTAATGCTCTGGGCCTTCGTCAAACTGTTCTCCAGCAGCCATATCCctctctcttaattttttttttttttttgcggtacgcgggcctctcactgctgtggcctctcccgttatggagcacaggctccggacgcgcaggctcagcggccatggctcacgggcgcagcctctccgcggcacgtgggatcttcccggaccggggcacgaacccgtgtcccctgcatcggcaggcagactctcaaccactgcgccaccagggaagcccccgcctcTTTCTTTTATAATGAGTATACCACATATAAGTTAGTATTTCAGTTCAGTTCTCATCATAACCATGTGAGGAACACATCACTGTGCCTGTTTTATAATCGAGGTAAATTAGGAAAcagaaaggagctcagtgtgATCCAGCTTCTAAAGACCAGGCCTGCCCTCAAGCCCACTCCTTgtttagtgctttttaaaatagattgtaGGAAGCCAATATTCCCTGGTGGGTAAGAACATGGGCTGTAGAGTTAGATATGTATAGGTTCAAATCACGGCTCTGCCACTTAATTACCAGctcttgaccttgggcaagataacttcagtttctttacctgtaagaTGGGGGAGTAACAGGGCTATCTCactggattgttgtgaggattatatgagttaatgtatataaagtacttagcacagtccCTGACATACTTTACGTGCTCAAAAAGGGACAGCTAATTTTCTCATCAtaatcattgtcatcatcactcTCATCTCAGAGTAATTTCTACATTACCATTACTGAGTCCACGAGAACTTATTCATCCTCAGAGAGATACGCAAAAAACCATCTAAAGTATGCCACATACTCAATCTAGTTCTTCCCTATCCTTGGGAAGGGGGCAGATCTGTTTACATTGTCAAGGATAAATCCCACTCTTCTACCACCTAACACACACCAACCCTCTCTAATCTTATCCATGTCTAAACCTCTACCTGGTCCAGCAACTTGGTGATGGAAATTCACTTAGACTAGAAGTCTGTTCGTTCTCAAAATATATACCTTTTACCTGACATCCCTCAtcccacaaaaaaaaatctcatatagCTACTATGTCATATTTCTATCTCACCATCTGGGTATATCCCTTCCACATTCAAGAAAACAACTGCCCTGCAGGTTCTGAGAGCTCCTCTATTTACACATCATTGGTAAAAGCTGTGGATGCAGATGCCAGACACTTTGTGGGGAATTAGCTTAGGAGCATGTGGCCCTGAGGAAAGAGGGACATCGAGATTTGGGATTTCCAGCTCTACCCAGTGTACCCCCATTGGCTAGTTAGTGAAGTCCCTCCGAGTGTCAGTGTACGTAATATGCAGGGGGGTACATAACATGTCATCAGAGCGCACGTCATCATGAAGCCTAGCTGATGGGAGCTGGAGAACTCGAGACgccatttgctttaaaaaaaatgacagaaacttGAATTTTTATATTCCAGGTTATGAAGTACTTTCCACCTCATAAAAAAGTTCCTCGAGGAATTACAATGAAGTAGGCTGAGCAAGTGTGCTATCCcctttgtaaaatgaagaaaccaaATCCCGGATTGATGGAAGGCCCCACAAATGCTAGAACAGGTCTTAAACCTAGGCCTCCAATCTCCCTACATTTTAAGGCACCTAACAGAGAATTCAGTCTAAGAATTGAACACtaaacactcagaaaaagaaagaagtgtcaCCGAATATGTAGCAATCCTAATATCAGTACTGAGACTAGTTGAATTACTTTTTAATGAACAGAATTGGTCTGTATTTCTGATCTTATAACAGAGGCAGCTCCAGAGACTCTATATAGGAGGAATCAGGGGCAGGAACATGTTTGAAAAGGGGAACTAGGTGATTTTTCTTGAAATTGCACTGGCACAGCAAGCATATTTCTTTGTACAATATGCTTATATCTAGGAGGTGGGATGATTTTGCAGAGACATTGCTATCTGTCAACAATAGTTTGCAGATGCCTTAATGGTCTGTATCAATCACCAGGTAAGTGATTGCACGTTTAGAACAGTACCTgagaaatctaaagaaaaaaaagagcaggtatgttttctttctgattctACAAGATATGTTGTTTTATTCTTCCATGCGTGGAAAAAACAATTGAATGTTTTTGGTGGAAAGAGGTGAGGATGTCAGGTAAATGGCGTACAGTTTCAAGAAAAATagacttatttccattttaactgGATTTCGATCCCCAAGCTGTTGGATAGTTGAAGGGCAAATACACAAAACCCTAGAAAAATCTGTAAATCATACC from Pseudorca crassidens isolate mPseCra1 chromosome 5, mPseCra1.hap1, whole genome shotgun sequence encodes the following:
- the GAP43 gene encoding neuromodulin, whose amino-acid sequence is MLCCMRRTKQVEKNDEDQKIEQDGIKPEDKAHKAATKIQASFRGHITRKKLKGEKKGDAPAAEAEANEKDEAPVAEGAEKKEGEGSTPAEAAPAAGPKPEETGKAGETPSEEKKGEGAPEAATEQAAPQAPAPSEEKAGSAETESATKASTDNSPSSKAEDAPAKEEPKQADVPAAVTAAAAATTPAAEDAAAKATAQPPSETAESSQAEEKIEAVDETKPKESARQDEGKGEEREADQEHA